From the Pseudodesulfovibrio indicus genome, the window AAACCCAGGAAGGTGTAGCCGAAGGACAGGTACTCGAACTTGTGGAAGCTGCCGTCCCATCCCGGCCCGGTGGTCTGGTAGAGATACTGGAGGGGATCGAGCCCCATCATGTCGAGGTTGCCCGCCTTGAGCTCCAGGAACTGGGTACCCATGTCCGGAATCATGCGGTAGATGACGCGGTCGATGTACGGCCTGCCCTCGAAGTAGTTCGGATTGGCCTCAAGGACCAGCTGGCTGCCCGCGTCCCACTCCTTGAGGATGTACGGCCCGGCCCCCAGGGGCTGGCGGCTGTATTTGGTGTTCAGCAGGTCCTCGCCCTCCAGGGCGTGCTTGGGCAGGATGTCCGTGGCCCAGGAGACCAGCGCCTTGGCGAACGGCTGGTCGTAGGTGACCTCGAAGGAAAATTTGCCCGTCTTGCGGAACTCCTTGACCAGCTTGAAGTTGCCCGCATAGGCCGTGGGCGTCTCGGGGTCGATGGTCAGCCGGTAGGTGAACTCCACGTCGTCCGCCGTGAGCTGTACCCCGTCGGTCCAGTAGATGTCCTCGCGCAGCTTGAACTTCAGCAACTTGCCGCCGTCCAGCACCTCGTAGGACTCGGCGGCGTAGGGCACCAGGTTGATGTCCTTGTCGTATTTGAGCAGGCCGACGTAGATCAGCCCCGCGATCTCGTGGGACGAGGAATCCGAGGCCAGGACGGAGATAAGGTTGCTCGGCTCCCCGATGGTCGGCTGCACCAGCGTGCCGCCTGACTCGGGCGCAGCGGGGACCGCCGCCGGGTCGATCGGCGGCACGGGCGTGGCCGGGCCGCCCCCGTCGGAGCAACCGGCCAGGAGAACCAGACAGAGCAATGGTGCCAGAAGCTTGAGTAGTCTCATTTTCCCTTGCAAAAACAGTTTGGTTGGACCATACAATTATGCGAGCATGGCTGATGTTCACAGTATGGACCAATGGTAGCCAAAAGCCAAGAGTCCACATGGAGATAGGGAAAACAAATCCGACTTGCCCATTGTCCGGGTTATATGTAAGAAGTCCTGTTCGATTCCCTTGAAGCGATGAATTGAAGAGACCCCGAATGAGTAGCGGCGAAGAACAGATAGTCAAATCCATATTGCAGGATTTCATAGGCGACAGCATCCCGGATTACATCCTGGAGAGCGCCCATGGTATTGTTGCCGAGAACGGCGTTTCCAAGCTGGACTTGAAGAAACGTGAACAGTACTGGGATATTGACGGCCAGGTCCAGGGCGACGAATTCCAGAACTACACCTCGGAAATCGGCCTGAACCTGTCGGATCAGACCATCAACTACTACTGCAACTGCCCCGATTCCTTCTCGGGCGTCTGCCGTCACGTGGCGGCCACCGCGGTCAAGTTGCTCAAGTCCCTGGACACCGAGTCCGGCGGCGAGATGCCCACCCCGCGCACGGACTGGCGCCAGACCTTCCGTCCCTTTTTCGCCACCGAGCTGGAGCCGGAATCCGGCCGTCATTACCTTATCTACCGAATTTATCCCGAACTGGGCCGCCTTCAGGTGGCCTTCTTCCGCGCCCGCCAGAACAAATCGGGCATCTCCCAGGTCCAGAACGAAGTCACCCTGGCCCAGATCGTGGAGAACCCGGACTGGTGCGACACCTCCCCGGCCCTGCCCGGCGTGGCCGAGCAGATCGGCCACTACCTCGACTACTGGGGCCACAAGGTGGAGATCCCCGCGGGTCTGCACTCCTGGTTCTTCCGCGCGGTCAAGAACGAGTACTATCTCTACCTGCGCGAAACCGACCAGCCCGTGACCATCGAGTCCAAGACCATGCAGCTCAAGCTCTCCCCGACGCTCTCCGAGGACGGGCTCTCCTTCGACATCCTGCTGGCGCGCGAGGACAAGATGCCCTTCTCCATCACCGACGAGGAGGAAATCTATTTTTACGGGCGGCTGCCGCTGTGGGTGTACTACAAGAACTCCTTCTACCCGGTGCAGACCGGCCTGGACCCGAAGCTGGTCCAGGGCATGGTCGAGCAGAAGCCCATCGTCCCCCACGCGGACGTGTCCGAGTTCCTGGACCGCGTCTGGACCCAGATTCCGGTCAGCGACCTGTGGGGACAGGAGGACTTCCTGGAGCGTGTCGGCCCCATCTTCAAGGATGCAGAATACGACCCCAAGCTCTACCTGGACGAAGAGGGGTCCCTGCTGGTGCTCAAGATCCA encodes:
- a CDS encoding peptide-binding protein — encoded protein: MRLLKLLAPLLCLVLLAGCSDGGGPATPVPPIDPAAVPAAPESGGTLVQPTIGEPSNLISVLASDSSSHEIAGLIYVGLLKYDKDINLVPYAAESYEVLDGGKLLKFKLREDIYWTDGVQLTADDVEFTYRLTIDPETPTAYAGNFKLVKEFRKTGKFSFEVTYDQPFAKALVSWATDILPKHALEGEDLLNTKYSRQPLGAGPYILKEWDAGSQLVLEANPNYFEGRPYIDRVIYRMIPDMGTQFLELKAGNLDMMGLDPLQYLYQTTGPGWDGSFHKFEYLSFGYTFLGFNFKHPFFKDVRVRKAIDFAIDRRELVKGVLYGLGKAANGPYKPGTWQYDEDVKPRAYDPAKARELLAEAGWTDSDGDGWLDKDGKRFAFSIITNQGNSQRIKTGVILQQRLKEIGIQVSLRTVEWAAFIKEFVDKGRFDAIILGWNILQDPDIYNVWHSSMAVDGGLNFIRYVNPELDELLERGRHMVVQEERKPVYDRVQEILHEDVPYCFLYVPMSLPIVQARIQNIKAAPAGISYNFEKWWIPRRLQHQP